One segment of Salmo trutta unplaced genomic scaffold, fSalTru1.1, whole genome shotgun sequence DNA contains the following:
- the LOC115187356 gene encoding dynactin subunit 6 has protein sequence MSDKQSAQKSAKIAAGAVVCVESEIRGDVTIGARTVVHPKARIIAEAGPIVIGEGNLIEEQALIINSYPENIAPDSEGVEPKTMTIGINNVFEVGCMSQALKIGDNNVIESKADLGRNMILTSGCIIGACCQVNTCEVIPENTVIFGSGCQRRVQTERPQPQTLQLDFLMKILPNYHHMKKTVKTTSAVTPAKN, from the exons ATGTCGGATAAACAAAGTGCTCAAAAAAG TGCTAAAATAGCAGCTGGCGCCGTGGTGTGCGTGGAAAGCGAGATCAGAGGGGACGTCACTATTG GTGCCAGAACGGTGGTCCATCCCAAAGCCCGCATTATAGCCGAGGCAGGACCCATAGTCATCGGAGAAGGCAACCTCATCGAGGAACAAGCTCTCATAATTAACAG TTATCCAGAGAACATAGCGCCTGACTCTGAGGGAGTGGAGCCCAAGACGATGACCATCGGCATCAACAACGTGTTTGAAGTTGGATGTA TGTCTCAAGCTTTGAAAATTGGGGACAACAATGTCATAGAATCCAAAG ctgACCTGGGCAGGAACATGATTCTAACTTCTGGTTGTATCATCGGTGCCTGTTGCCAGGTCAACACCTGTGAGGTCATACCTGAAAACACTGTCATCTTTGGCTCGGGGTGTCAGAGACGTGTGCAGACAGAGcgaccacag CCTCAGACTCTTCAGCTTGACTTCCTGATGAAGATCCTCCCCAACTACCACCACATGAAGAAGACTGTCAAAACCACGTCCGCAGTCACGCCGGCCAAAAACTAA